The window ACTTCGCGGGCTACATCCACAACGCCGGGGTCCTCCACCCGGGGCCCCTCCTCTTTGAACTCGCGGAGGAGCTCTTCCTGGAGGTCCTCGAGGCCAACCTCCTCGCCGGCTACCAGCTCGCCCGCTTCGCCTACCCCGTCCTCAGGCGCAAAGGGGAAGGCCTCGCCGTGTACGTGGGCTCGGGGGCGGCGGAGAGCAACCTGCCGGGCATCGGGGCCTACGCCGTGGCCAAGGCGGCGGAGGAGCACCTGGCAAGGCAGCTCGCCGCCGAGGCCCCGGAGGTCGCCTGCTTCGTCTACCGCCCCGGGGTGGTGGAGACGGAGATGCAGCGCCAGGCCCGGGAGGCCCAGGGAAGCGCCGCGGCCGTGCTCCACCGGGTCTTCAGGAGCTACAAGGAGGAAGGCCTCCTCCTCACCCCGGAGGAGGCCGCGAGGGCCCTGGTGCGGCTTCTCCCCAAGGCCAGGGCCTTCCACGGAAAGATCGCCACCTGGAGGGACGCATGAGGTCGGACCAGATCAAGAAGGGACTCAAGCAGGCCCCCGCCCGCGCCATGCTCCGGGCGGTGGGGGTAGGGGACGAGGACTTCGGAAGGCCCTTCGTGGGGGTGGTGAACACCTTCACCGACGGGATGCCCTGCAACTTCCACCTGCGGGAGCTGGCCCAGCACCTCAAGGCCGGGCTCAAGGAGGCGGGGCTTTTCCCCTTTGAGTTCGGGGCTCCCGCCATCTCCGACGGGATCAGCATGGGCACCCCGGGCATGCGGGCGAGCCTCGTAAGCCGCGAGGTCATCGCCGACAGCGTGGAGCTCATCGCCCAGGGCTACCTCTACGACGGCATGGTGGGGCTTTCCGCCTGCGACAAGACCATCCCGGGAACGGCCATGGGGGTGATCCGCAGCGGCGTCCCCGGCATGATCCTCTACGGGGGGACGATCGCCCCCGGGGAGTGGCAAGGCCGGAAGCTCACCATCGTGGAGGTCTTTGAGGCGGTGGGGCAAAGGGCCGCGGGGAAGATCAGCGAGGAGGAGCTTTTGGAGATTGAACGCCGGGCCATCCCCGGCCCCGGGGCCTGCGGCGGCCAGTACACCGCCAACACCATGGCCATGGCCCTCGAGGCCCTGGGCCTCTCCCCCGTGGGCTACAACGCCATCCCCGCCGTCCACCCCGAAAAGGAGCGGGCCACCAAGGAGGCGGGGAAAATCCTCGCCTGGGCCATCGCCCACGACTGGAAGCCCAAGGACTTCCTCACCCGGAAAAGCTTCCTCAACGCCATCGCCGCCGTGGCCGCCACGGGGGGGAGCACCAACGCCGTCCTCCACCTCCTCGCCCTGGCCAAGGAAGCGGGGGTGGAGCTCAGCCTGGACGACTTTGACCAGATTTCCCGCAAGACCCCGGTGATCGCGGACCTCCGCCCTTGGGGCACCTACACCGCCTGGGAGCTCTACGAAGCCGGGGGGACAGCCCTCGTCTTCAAGCGGCTTCTGGAGGCGGGGCTCCTCTTTGGGGAGGAGAAGACCCTCACGGGCCGCACCCTGGCGGAGGAGGTGGAGCGGGCCTACCGGGAACAAGAGGGGCAGAAGGTGGTCTTCCCCGTGGAGAAGGCCCTCAAGCCCCACGGGGGGCTCGTGGTGCTCAAGGGAAACCTCGCCCCTAAAGGCGCCGTCCTCAAGCTCGCGGGGACGGAGCGCACCTACTTTGAGGGCCCGGCCCGGGTCTTTGACTCGGAGGAGGCGGCCATGGAGAAGGTCCTGAAGGGGGAGATCCGGCCTGGGGACGTGGTGGTCATCCGCTACGTGGGCCCCAAGGGGGCACCGGGGATGCCCGAGATGCTCTCGGTGACGAGCGCCATCGTGGGGGAAGGCCTGGGGCCGGAGGTGGCCCTCCTCACCGACGGCCGCTTCTCCGGGGGCACCCGCGGCCTCATGATCGGCCACATCGCCCCCGAGGCCTTCGTGGGCGGGCCCATCGCCCTCCTGGAGGAGGGGGACCGCATCCGGATTGACGTGGAAGGCCGCCGCCTCGAGGTCCTCCTCCCCGAGGAGGAGCTGGAAAGGCGGAGGGCCCGCTGGCGGCCCCGACCCCCCGCCTTCACCCACGGCCTCTTCGCCCGCTACGCCGCCCTGGTGCGCCAGGCGGACGAGGGGGCGGTGCTGGAAGACCCGCTCTAGGGCCTCTGGATCCGGTCCGGGGCCAGGTTCTGGCCCCGCTCCCTTTTGATGTCCTCGGGATTGAAGGGCTCGGCCCGCACCTTGAGGAGGGCCATGAGGTGGTTGAGCAGGGCGGCGAGCTCCTCGTCGCCAAGCTGGGGGAAGCCCGGCATGAGGCCCGCCTCCCCCCGCTTTCCATAGAGGAGCACGAGGACGAGGTAGCGCCGGCCCTCAGGGGTCCTAAAGAGGGGGGCCGCCGCCTCGAGGCCCGGGTAGGGCCGCGCCCCCTGGGCCCGCCCCCCGTGGCACTGGGCGCAGAGGCGCTTCCAAAGGGCTTCCCCTTGGACCGCCTGCCCCTGGGCGAAAAGGCCCAGGAGGAGGGCCAGGACCAGGGCCTTCTTCATGGGCCCAGTATACGCCCGGCCCCCCTGGCCCCGGGTTTAGTGGGCCTTAACCTCGGTCCAAATCTGGTCGTAGAGGACGATGTCAGGGCCGAGGTCTTTGAGGTACTCAAGCCTAGAGCGCACCTCCTCCGGCGGGAAGACCACGGGGTCGTTCCGCATCTCCTCGGGCAGGAGGGGGATGGCCTTGGCCACGGGGGTGGCGTAGTGGGTGTACTCCGCCAAGGCCGCGGCGTTTTCCGGCTCCAGGAGGAAGTCCATGAAGCGGTAGGCCAGCTCCTGGGCCGGGCCCCGCTTCAGCACCACCATGGCGTCCGTCCAGAGCGTCCCCCCTCCTTGGCCAGGGTGTAGCGGAGGCGCTGGTCCTCCTCCCGGGCCTGGAGGACGTCCCCCGAGTAGGCGAGGCTTAAGGCGGCGTCCCCCGCCAGGATGCGGTTCAGGGCCTCGAGGCCCCCGGCGAAGCCCACGGAGCGCTCCTTGGCGGCGAGGAGGAGCTCCTTGGCCTTCGCCAGGGCCTCGGGGTCGGTGGTGTTCACCGAGTAGCCCAGGTACTTCAGGGCCGCTCCTATGGTCTCCCGCATCTCGTCCAGGAGGAGGAAGGGCCCCACCTGGGCCTCCGGAGCAAAGAAGACGGCGTAGGAGTCCACGGGGCCCGTCACCAGGTCCTCCCGGTAGGCGATCCCCGTGGTGCCCCAGAGGTAGGGCACGGAGTACTGCAGGCCGGGGTCGTAGGGAGGGTCTAGGAAGAAGGGGTCCAGGTTGGCGAGGTTCTTCAGCTTCCCCTTGTCCAAGGGGGCGATGAGGCCGTCCCGGGCCATCTGCAGGACGTAGTAGTCGGGGGCCACCACCAGGGAGAACTCCTGGTCCGCCCCCGCCTTGAGCTTCGCCAGCATGGCCTCGGGGGACTCAAAGGTGTCCAGGACCACCTTGGCCCCGGTCTCCGCCTCAAACTTCTGGATAAGCTCCTCGGGGATGTAGTCGGCCCAGTTGAGGAAGTAAAGGGTGCCCGCGCCCGAAGGCGCCTTGGGCCGAAGCCAAAGCCACCCGAGGAGCACCACCGCGACGAGCAGGAGCAACACCGCAATCCGCCTCATAACCTCCTCCGGCTAAGAGCATACCCCAGGGCGAGGAAGAAGGCGCTGAGCCCCACAATCAGGCTGGAGAGGGCGTGGACCTTGGGGCTCACCCCGAGCTTCACGCTGGAGTAGATGTAAAGGGGCAAGGTGGTGGCCCCAGGCCCCGCGGTGAAGAAGGTGACCACGAAGTCGTCCAGGGAGAGGGTGAGGGCGAGGAGCGCCCCCGCCGCCACCCCCGGCCAGGCCAGGGGAAGGGTCACGTGGAGGAAGGTCTGGAACCCCCTCGCCCCCAGGTCCCGGGCGGCCTCCTCCAGGGCGGGGTCCAGGAGGAGGAGCCGGGAGCGCACCACCAGGGTCACGAAGGCCACCTGGAAGGTGATGTGCCCCAGGATCACCGTGAGGAGGGAAAGCCGGGGAAAGCCCAAAAGCTCGCGGGAGAAGGCGAAGAGGAGGAGGAGGGAAACCCCCATGACCACGTCGGGCACCACCACGGGGACGTAGAGGAGGTAGCGGAGGAAGCCTTTGCCGGGGAAGCGGTAGCGCACGAGGCCCAGGGCGAGGAGGGTCCCGAGGACCGTGGAGACCAGGGTGGAGACCAGGGCCACGACCAGGGTGTTGGCGAAGTACTCCAGGACCCTTGGGTCTTGGAAGAGGCCCTGGTACCACTTCAGGGTGAAGCCGGTGAAGTGGACCCCCCTGCGGCTCTCGTTGAAGGAGAGGGCCACGACGACGAGGATGGGCAGGTAGAGGAAGAGGTAGACCAAAAGGGCGTGGAAGGAGAGGAGCCGCCTCATACCAGGTCCTCAAGCCCCCTTTCCCCCTGGAGGCGGGCGTAGAGGTAGAGGCTTAAGAGGACGAAGGCCATGAGGAAGACGCTCAAGGCCGCCCCGAAGGCCCAGTCCCGGGTGACGCCGAACTGCTGCTGGATGAGGTTGCCGATGAGGACCACCCGCCCCGCCCCCAAGAGGTCGGCCACCACGAAGGTGCCCATGGCGGGGATGAAGACGAGGACGCTTCCCGCGAAAAGCCCCGGGTAGGTCTGGGGAAGGACGGCGTGGAGGAAGGCCCTAAAGGGCCTCGCCCCGAGGTCGTAGGCCGCCTCCAGAAGCTGCCAGTCAATCCGCTCCACGCTGGCGTAGACGGGGAGGACGAAGAAGGGCAGGAAGGTGTAGAGGCTCGCGAGGAGGACCGCCAGGAAGGAAGGGTAGAGGCCGAGGGGCCCGAGGCCAAAGGCCTGGAGGAAGGCGTTCACCAGGCCCTCCCTCTGCAGGAGGACGAGCCAGGCGTAGACCCGGATGAGGAAGTTGGTGAAGAAGGGCAGGAGGAGAAGGAGGAGAAGCAGGTCCCGCCGGGGGTGGCCCGCGAGGTAGAAGGCGAGGGGATAGCCCAGGAGGGCGGCGAGCAGGGTGGTGAGGGCCCCGAGGAGGAGGCTTTGCGCGAAGGCCTTGAGGTAAGGGGCCTCGAGGAGCCGGAGGTAGTTGTGGAAGCCCCAGGGGCCGGAAAGCTCCCCGTAAGGCCCCCGGCTCATGAAGGAGGCGAGGAGGACGAGAAAGGTGGGCAAGAGGACGAAGAGGAAAAGCCAAAGGGCCCCCGGACCCACGGTGACCAGGATGCGGAAAAGCCGCTGTAGGGGTGTCGCCGCCTCATTCATGGACCACCACCAGGTTCTCCGGGGGGAGGTAGCAGAGGACCTCCTCCCCGTACCCGAACTCCTCGGCCCCGGGCTCCTGCAGGTCCTGGTTCAGGGTATAGGCCAGAAGCCTCACCTCCCCCGCCCTCAGGTAGTACTGGTTCTCCGCCCCCGTGTAGACGATCTCCTCCACCACCGCCCGCACCAGGTTCTCCCGGGCGGGAACCCCCCCCTGGGCCGGGTAGAGCCGGATCTTCTCCGGGCGGATGGCCAAAAGGGCCTCCCGCGCCAAAGGGGCCTTAAGGCGCAAAGGCCCCAAAGGGGTTTCGGCCCCCAAGGGGTGGGGCCTTGCGGGGAGGAAGTTGGAGCGGCCGAGAAAGGCCGCTACGAAGCGGGTCTTGGGGCGCTCGTAGACCTCGTCGGGAAGCCCCACCTGCTCAATGCGGCCCGAGCGCATCACGGCGATGCGGTCGGACATGACCAGGGCCTCCTCCTGGTCGTGGGTGACGAAGATGAAGGTGGTGCCAAGCCGCCTCTGGAGCTGCATGAGCTCCACCCTGAGGTCCTGGCGGAGCCTTGCGTCCAGGGCGGAGAGGGGCTCGTCCAGGAGGAGGACCTGGGGCTCCAAGACCAGGGCCCGGGCCAGGGCCACCCGCTGCTTCTGCCCCCCGGAAAGCTCCCTGGGGTAGCGCTTCTCCAGGCCCAGGAGGTCCACGAGCTCCAACGCCCAGGCCACCTTCTCCCGGATGGCCTCCGGGGGAAGGCCTTTCATCCTGAGGCCGAA of the Thermus thermophilus HB8 genome contains:
- a CDS encoding ABC transporter ATP-binding protein, whose amino-acid sequence is MAEVLVRLQGVRKRYGTTVALDGVDLEVHRGEFFSLLGPSGCGKTTLLRLLAGFETPDAGRIEIGGRDMARVPPYERPVNTVFQNYALFPHMTVEANIAFGLRMKGLPPEAIREKVAWALELVDLLGLEKRYPRELSGGQKQRVALARALVLEPQVLLLDEPLSALDARLRQDLRVELMQLQRRLGTTFIFVTHDQEEALVMSDRIAVMRSGRIEQVGLPDEVYERPKTRFVAAFLGRSNFLPARPHPLGAETPLGPLRLKAPLAREALLAIRPEKIRLYPAQGGVPARENLVRAVVEEIVYTGAENQYYLRAGEVRLLAYTLNQDLQEPGAEEFGYGEEVLCYLPPENLVVVHE
- a CDS encoding c-type cytochrome; protein product: MKKALVLALLLGLFAQGQAVQGEALWKRLCAQCHGGRAQGARPYPGLEAAAPLFRTPEGRRYLVLVLLYGKRGEAGLMPGFPQLGDEELAALLNHLMALLKVRAEPFNPEDIKRERGQNLAPDRIQRP
- a CDS encoding SDR family NAD(P)-dependent oxidoreductase — translated: MRKTLILTGASRGIGKALALELAKEGFDLVLNARKEASLRAVAEEVQALGARAVYVAGSAGKAEVAHALVERAEALGNFAGYIHNAGVLHPGPLLFELAEELFLEVLEANLLAGYQLARFAYPVLRRKGEGLAVYVGSGAAESNLPGIGAYAVAKAAEEHLARQLAAEAPEVACFVYRPGVVETEMQRQAREAQGSAAAVLHRVFRSYKEEGLLLTPEEAARALVRLLPKARAFHGKIATWRDA
- the ilvD gene encoding dihydroxy-acid dehydratase; protein product: MRSDQIKKGLKQAPARAMLRAVGVGDEDFGRPFVGVVNTFTDGMPCNFHLRELAQHLKAGLKEAGLFPFEFGAPAISDGISMGTPGMRASLVSREVIADSVELIAQGYLYDGMVGLSACDKTIPGTAMGVIRSGVPGMILYGGTIAPGEWQGRKLTIVEVFEAVGQRAAGKISEEELLEIERRAIPGPGACGGQYTANTMAMALEALGLSPVGYNAIPAVHPEKERATKEAGKILAWAIAHDWKPKDFLTRKSFLNAIAAVAATGGSTNAVLHLLALAKEAGVELSLDDFDQISRKTPVIADLRPWGTYTAWELYEAGGTALVFKRLLEAGLLFGEEKTLTGRTLAEEVERAYREQEGQKVVFPVEKALKPHGGLVVLKGNLAPKGAVLKLAGTERTYFEGPARVFDSEEAAMEKVLKGEIRPGDVVVIRYVGPKGAPGMPEMLSVTSAIVGEGLGPEVALLTDGRFSGGTRGLMIGHIAPEAFVGGPIALLEEGDRIRIDVEGRRLEVLLPEEELERRRARWRPRPPAFTHGLFARYAALVRQADEGAVLEDPL
- a CDS encoding ABC transporter permease, with amino-acid sequence MNEAATPLQRLFRILVTVGPGALWLFLFVLLPTFLVLLASFMSRGPYGELSGPWGFHNYLRLLEAPYLKAFAQSLLLGALTTLLAALLGYPLAFYLAGHPRRDLLLLLLLLPFFTNFLIRVYAWLVLLQREGLVNAFLQAFGLGPLGLYPSFLAVLLASLYTFLPFFVLPVYASVERIDWQLLEAAYDLGARPFRAFLHAVLPQTYPGLFAGSVLVFIPAMGTFVVADLLGAGRVVLIGNLIQQQFGVTRDWAFGAALSVFLMAFVLLSLYLYARLQGERGLEDLV
- a CDS encoding ABC transporter permease gives rise to the protein MRRLLSFHALLVYLFLYLPILVVVALSFNESRRGVHFTGFTLKWYQGLFQDPRVLEYFANTLVVALVSTLVSTVLGTLLALGLVRYRFPGKGFLRYLLYVPVVVPDVVMGVSLLLLFAFSRELLGFPRLSLLTVILGHITFQVAFVTLVVRSRLLLLDPALEEAARDLGARGFQTFLHVTLPLAWPGVAAGALLALTLSLDDFVVTFFTAGPGATTLPLYIYSSVKLGVSPKVHALSSLIVGLSAFFLALGYALSRRRL